Proteins from a single region of Chloroflexota bacterium:
- a CDS encoding GSCFA domain-containing protein — MTDARAELLDFSTPPESIMAQRDDLGRWYKGDHFNVLPSKSEMRRDGLATALHGWKPAAPIIHAETRVFAMGSCFAAYFIRWLADQGFNREVASPYGAITKGAFPFENVAVVAQQFRWAFEGLDGRELLWVDPEKQLVKATEERRLSTRFAIENAEVLIVTLGLSEVWYDRVTGEPLWRAVPIRYFDPERHSFRVISVAETIEQLELIERIRAKYVPNLKIVYTVSPVRLKATFRPISTLTANSVSKAIIRAGLDEFLRGRWKQVGRDYFYFPSYEIVTDTYRDAFEEDARHPHETVVGQVLRIFARHYTSLSVDEVRTLDESLDGTDRIAQSRIEELEVRAAELQRICDERLEVIQGLAEAAQERLDLINRLDSQCYELQKRLTLHGLQD; from the coding sequence ATGACTGACGCGCGTGCCGAGCTTCTCGACTTCTCAACGCCACCGGAATCCATAATGGCCCAGCGAGACGATCTTGGCCGCTGGTACAAGGGCGACCATTTTAACGTCCTTCCGAGCAAGTCGGAGATGCGGCGCGACGGGCTGGCGACGGCATTGCACGGTTGGAAGCCGGCAGCCCCCATCATCCACGCCGAAACCCGGGTCTTTGCGATGGGCTCCTGTTTTGCCGCCTACTTCATTCGCTGGCTGGCGGATCAGGGCTTCAATCGCGAGGTCGCCTCGCCATACGGCGCGATCACGAAGGGAGCATTCCCCTTCGAAAACGTGGCAGTAGTCGCACAACAGTTCCGGTGGGCGTTCGAGGGTCTGGACGGTCGAGAGTTACTATGGGTCGATCCAGAGAAGCAGCTCGTCAAGGCAACCGAGGAGCGCCGACTCTCCACGCGTTTCGCGATCGAGAACGCCGAGGTGCTCATCGTCACGCTCGGGCTCTCAGAAGTATGGTACGACCGTGTGACTGGCGAGCCGCTCTGGCGCGCCGTACCGATACGCTACTTCGATCCAGAACGACACAGCTTTAGGGTGATTAGCGTCGCGGAAACCATCGAACAGTTGGAACTCATTGAACGCATCCGTGCCAAGTACGTGCCGAACCTGAAGATCGTCTATACCGTGTCTCCGGTCCGACTGAAGGCGACTTTCCGTCCAATCTCCACGTTGACGGCGAACTCCGTTTCCAAGGCAATCATCCGGGCCGGACTTGACGAGTTCCTTCGAGGTCGCTGGAAGCAGGTTGGTCGAGACTATTTCTATTTCCCGTCATACGAGATTGTCACTGACACCTACCGTGATGCCTTCGAAGAAGATGCCCGTCATCCACACGAAACCGTCGTTGGTCAAGTGCTGCGAATATTTGCCCGCCACTACACGAGTCTCAGCGTTGATGAGGTCAGGACACTAGACGAATCGCTCGATGGCACCGACAGGATAGCTCAATCGCGCATTGAGGAACTGGAAGTTCGGGCTGCCGAGTTGCAGCGAATCTGCGACGAACGGTTAGAGGTTATTCAGGGACTAGCAGAGGCCGCACAGGAGCGGCTCGACCTCATCAATCGACTTGATTCCCAATGCTACGAACTGCAGAAGCGGCTCACGCTTCATGGCCTACAGGACTAG